The Streptococcus oralis genome segment TAAGGAGAAAGTGAGAGAGTTTATCCTCAAATTTTCGGTGCAGGATTTGCTGGAGCAAGTGGCAGAGGAAAGAGATTTGGATGCGGCGGTTCTCAATCAGGTGCGGGGGCAAAGTTTGGCAGAAAAGAATGCACAAGTTGTGTTGATGCCTGATGCACGTGAGGTGCTAGCTTGGGCTGCTGAACAAGGCATTCAACAGTTCGTTTACACTCACAAGGGGGATAATGCCTTTACAATCTTACGTGATTTGGGTTTAGCTGAGTATTTTACAGAGATTTTGACGGGGCAGAGCGGTTTTGCACGAAAACCAAGTCCAGAAGTGGCTACCTATTTGCTAGACAAGTATCAGCTGAATCCTGAGAAGACTTATTATATAGGGGATAGAACTTTGGATGTGGAATTTGCCCAGAATAGCGGTATTCAAAGCATCAACTTTTTAGAATCTTCTTTTGAAGGCAATCACATGATTCAAGCACTAGCAGATATTCCTCATATTTTTGAGAGTAAGTAACGAGAAGATTATGTCAGTTTTGTGACAGAGACCTAACAAACTATTTCAAGTAATCGAGTTTGTTACAAGGAATAGACAGTTCTATTAAATAGGCCCGAGAGGGCTTTTTTTCTGCTTTTTTTGTGATATGATAGACAGGTATTTATTTGAAAGGAATAGGAAAGAATGAAGAAAAGAATTATTTTAGCCTCAACAGTAGCCTTGTCATTTGCCCCAGTATTGGCAACCCAAGCAGAAGAAGTCCTTTGGACTGCACGTAGTGTTGAGCAAATCCAAAACGATTTGACTAAAACGGACAACAAAACAAGCTATACAGTACAGTATGGTGATACCTTGAGCACCATTGCAGAAGCCTTGGGTGTAGATGTCACAGTTCTTGCAAATTTGAACAAAATCACCAATATGGACTTGATTTTCCCAGATACTGTCCTCACTACAACTGTCAATGAGGCAGAAGAGGTGACGGAAGTTGAAATCCAAACTCCTCAAGCAGATTCTAGTGAAGAAGTGACGACTGCGACAGCTGATTTGACGACCAACCAAGTAACAGTTGATGAAGAGACAGTTCAAGTAGAAGATCTTTCTCAACCAATTGAGGAAGTTCCAACTGCAACAGAGACTGAAAAACCAACAGAAGTAGCGTCAAATTCAGAAGTTTCTGAGACAGCGACCACTACTGAAGAGACACCATCTACAGAAGTCCCTGTGGCAGAAGAAACAACTCCAGCGGAAGCACCGGTAGCAGAAACGCCTGCTGATACAAGAGGAACAAGTACAGCAGAAGAAACAACAAATTCTGACACTGCAACTTCGACTTATCAAGCAGAGCAGAGCCAAACTCCTTCAAGAACTTATTCAGCTCCAGCGGCTCCTGACTATGCAGGACTTGCTGTAGCTAAGTCTGAGAATGCTGGTCTTCAACCACAAACTGCAGCCTTTAAAGAAGAAATCGCCAACTTGTTTGGCATCACATCCTTTAGTGGTTACCGTCCTGGTGACAGTGGTGACCATGGAAAAGGTTTGGCCATCGACTTTATGGTTCCAGTGAGTTCAGCGCTCGGTGACCAAATTGCGGAATATGCGGTTCAAAACATGGCTAGCCGTGGTATCAACTACATCATCTGGAAGCAACGTTTCTACGCTCCATACGATAGCAAATATGGACCAGCCTACACATGGAATCCAATGCCAGACCGTGGTAGCGTAACCGAAAATCACTATGACCACGTTCACGTATCAATGAACTAACAGAAAAAGAAGCTGAAAATTCGCAAGATTTGAGGCTTCTTTTTGTGATTATGTGACTTTCAGTCCGTCTCGCTCCGCTAGGTGCGAGACAAATAAACCACTCACTATGCGGGTGCACGTTGAAGGTTATACCAAAAAACTCCAAACGCGATACAATAAAGGTGTTCAAGCCAATTGTAAAGCGAAAGGAGAAAAATATGGCACAAAAGGCACATAGTTTATCACACACAAAATGGATGTGTAAATATCACATTGTGTTCACCCCTAAGTATAGACGAAAAGTTATCTATAATCATTATCGAAGTAGTTTGGGAGAAATATTTCACCGATTATGTAACTATAAAGGTGTTGAGATTATCGAAGGACACTTAATGCCAGATCATGTTCATATGTTGGTGAGCATTCCACCGAGGTTATATTCTATGAAGTGTAGATTAGAAAAATAAAAAGGGGGAAAAGTCAATGGCTACAAACAAAAAAATAACTGCCCTCTACGAAAGACTTTCTCGTGATGATGAAATGGTAGGGGACAGTACTTCAATTATAAACCAAAAGAAAATGCTTGAAGATTATGCTAATAAAAATGGTTATACCAATATCTTGTATTTTACCGATGACGGATATTCAGGAGGCTCATTTGAAAGACCGGCTTGGAAGAAATTCATCGAGGGAGTAGAAAATAACATCATAGATACTGTGATAGTTAAGGATATGAGTCGTGTCGGTCGTGATTATCTTCAGGTAGGCTTTTATACCGAAGTGATGTTTAGAGAAAAGGGAGTACACTTTATAGCTATCGCAAATAGTGTTGATAGTAATAAAACAGAAAGTGCTGAATTTGCTCCATTTCTAAATATTATGAATGAATGGTACATCAGAGATGCCAGTAAAAAGATAAAGAGTGTATTAAAATCAAGAGGATTGGAGGGAGGACATCATATATCAAACCATGCTATCTACGGCTATCGTAAAGATAAAGACAATTCAAGCAAATGGATTATTGATGAAGAAACCTTTAATACAGTTCAAAAACTTAGAAAGACCATTAGAAGAACAGATAGCGTAGGGATAGCAAATCCATTAACTGGACTTGTTTTTTGTGCAGATTGTGGAGCTAAAATGTATAACCATCGTGGAAAAGCAGGATTTAAGAGGGATTGGTTAGGAAGAAAAACAGATAAAAGGCGTCCTCTAAAAGATGAATATATTTGTTCAACCTATAACTTGGCAAGAGGAAATTTTGAAGAAAAATGCTCATCACACTATATCCGAAGTGAAGTTATCAATAAATTAGTTTTAGATACCATAAAGGAAGTAAGTGAATATGTAAAATTGAATGAAGAAGAATTTATTAAAAAAGTATATCGGGCATCAAAGGAGCAACAGGGAAAAACCTCAAAGCTATTAAAGAAAAGATTAGCAAAAGAAGAAAAAAGAATATCTGAAATAAATAGTTTAATCCGAAAGCTATATGAAGATAATGTAAGCGGAAAACTTTCTAATAAGCATTTTGATATGATGTTAAAAGATTTTGAAAAAGAACAAACAGCATTAGAAAAATCAATAGAGCAAACAAAATACACATTAAGAGATTTTGAAGAAGACAGTATCAGAGCGGACAAGTTTATCGCACTTGTAAAGAAATATACTGACTGTAGCGAACTCACAACCCAAATGATCAATGAATTTGTCGATAAGATAGTAGTTCACGAGGGGAAATGGGAAAATTGTGAGAGGATACAGGAAGTTGAAATATACCTAAAGTTTATTGGTAAGTTTGAAATGCCGAAGAAAGAGCCTACAAAAGAAGAACTTGAGGAACTCGAAAAACTAAGGAAAAAGAGAGAAAAGAAGCGTGAGTATAATTATAGGTATATGAAAAAAGTAAAGGATAGAATTGAAGCAGAGGGAATATCAGGAAAGGTATAAAGCGAGGAGAGAAAAAACATGAAAGCTAAAGAGTTTAAGAAAAGACTATGAAAAAGCATAAAATAACAAGATTAAAATCAATTGACAATTTGTCAGTTTAGATGTATTATAGAAATAATAGGAGGTATAAAATGAGAGATGTAAAAGAACCTGAAATACGACGTGCAGAGATTATGGATGCTGCAATGATACTCTTTATGGAGAAAGGATATACTAATACAACAACTCAGGATATAGTTGATAAAGTAAATATATCAAGAGGGTTGTTATATTATCACTTTAAGAATAAAGAGGATATCTTATATTGTCTTGTAGAACAATATTCAGATAGACTACTGAAAGATATTTATATTATTGCTTATGATGAAGATAAAACTGCGATAGAAAAAATCAGATCATTTATAGATGTCACAATTATATCTTCGGAAAATATTTCAGCAGAGGGTACAGTGCTACAAAGAACAGTTGACCTTAAAGAAAATCAATATATGATAGATAAGTTATCCCATAAGCTTGTTGAAAAACTGACAATATATTTTGAAAAGATTATAAATCAAGGAATAACGGAAAAAGTTTTTTCTGTAAAATACCCATTAGAAACAGCAGAGTTTCTTATGACAGCTTATGTTTTTGCTTCAAATAACATAAGTATAAGATATCTAAAGAAAGAACCTGTTAATAACTACTTAAATGCGTTTAAGGTAATGCTTGAACAAAACTTAAATACAAAAAAGCTCTTTAGTAATTAAAAAAGAATAGAATTTTTGCAAAGAGAATAATATGCCGATAGCTACTGCTAAACAAGTTATCGGTTTTATCTTAAAGAATAACTGACAAATTGTCAATGGAGGTAGGAATTATGTTAGAGATAAAGAATTTTAGTAAATTCTATGGAGACAAAAAAGTTGTTGATAACTTATCCATTTCAGTACAGTCTGGAGATATTTATGGATTCATTGGTGCAAATGGAGCCGGAAAAACTACAACAATAAAAGCAGTAGTTGGGATTCATGATTTTGAGAATGGAAGTATAACGATTGATGGGCATTCCATTAAAGAGGAGCCTATTATTTGTAAAAAAATGATGGCATACATTCCGGATAATCCAGACTTATATGAACATATGACGGGATTTCAGTACATCAATTTTATTGCAGATTTATTTGAAATTTCTACTGAAATACGCAGAGAAAGAATTCGAAAATATAGTGATTTATTTGAAATGACTAAGCATCTTTCGGGGATGATATCTTCGTATTCACATGGTATGAAGCAAAGAACGGCGATTATTTCTGCACTGGTGCATTCTCCAAAGTTACTAATTTTAGATGAACCTTTTGTTGGGCTTGATCCGAAAGCAACTTTTCTACTAAAGAAAATAATGCACGAATGCGTATCAGATGGAGGAGCTATTTTCTTTTCAACACATGTATTGGATGTTGCAGAAAAATTATGTAATAAAATTGCAATTATAAAAAATGGAAAGTTAATTGCGAGCGGAAATACAGAAGAAGTCAAAGGCAATAAATCTTTGGAAACTTTTTTCATGGAGGTGCAGGATAATGAGCAAAATTTGGATACTAATTAGAGCACAATTGATAAATTTCTTTCCGATCAACGAAATGAAAGAGCCGGGAAATAAAAAACAAAGTTCAATTGTTATTGCAAGTTTTGGAATAATAACTCTTGCTATATTTTTCTTTGTTTATAATATCATAACAGCCAAAACATTGGTACGACTGGGACAGCAGGAGTTGATACCGGCATATATGGTATCGGTATCAAGCTTTGCAATATTATTTTTGACAATATTTTATTCGAATGGGATTTTATTTGGCAGTCGTGATATGGAAAATCTTTTGTCATTGCCTGTAAAAAGTTCGGATATTATAAGCAGCAAGTTTATGTTTATGTATTTATTGAATTTTTTAATAGGATTGATGTTTATGCTTCCGGGGGGAATTGTTTGGGTGTTAAACGGAAGTTTAAATGCATTACAGATTATATTGTATTTTACTTCCATAATTTTTGTTCCGTTGATACCTATGTGTATAGCAGCATGTATGGGAATCATTATTGTTGTTGCCTCATCTTTCTTTAAGAGAAAGAATGTTATTGCTTTAATTTTTTCATTTGCAATGATAGGGATAATTGGATATATTGCAGTGTCAGCTATGAAATCAGGTAATGAAAATAGTATTGGGATTATGCTTTCTAAGCAAATTACCGGATTGTACCCGTTATCTAAGCTATTTATGGAATACTATAATTTTCCAATGTACATTGGAGTAGAATTATTTATTGTTCTCTCAATAGTATTTTTTTATATATTTGCCAAAGTGGTTTCATTGAAGTATGGATTGCTTAATACTCTTGCTAAAACAACAACAAGATATTCTGACAACAAAAATTCGAATAATAGAAAATCAGTATTTTTTGCCCTATATAAAAAAGAAATGGGACGGTTTCTAAATTCATATATGGCAGTGTTGAATGCAGGCCTTGGTGTAATACTTTTATGTGTTTTCAGCATATTTCTTCTTTTTAATTCTTTACAACAAATAGGGGAATATTCGGGAATCGAAAATGTTAATGAATATCTTTCAAATTTTGCTCCGATGTGTATTGCTTCAATGTTTTTACTTAGTTGTCCGGCAGCATTTTCCATATCTTTAGAAGGTAAAAATGTTTGGATTTTGCAAAGTTCTCCTATTTCAATAAAAACGATTTTAAATTCTAAGATTGCAGTAAATCTTACGCTTCATTTAATTGGATATATTGTTTCTGTGTTTATATTTTTGCTAAAGCTTGATATGGATATTATTCAAACCATCAGCTTAATAATTGTTCCTATTTGTTATTCCGTTTTTATAACAGTGATTGGAATTTCTTTGAATAAAAAATTTCCCAACTTTGAATGGGAAAGTGAGATGATGATAGTAAAACAGAGTATGCCTGTTATTGTGTCTGCAATTATTGGAATGGCTGCGTTAGTTATACCAATTCTTCTCCATTGGTTTTTGCATTTTCCTATATTATTAACATTGTTAGGAGTAGCATTTATTTTGCTTATTATTGCAGGTGGTGTTTATATAAAAACTTGTAAATTAAATTTTTAGTTTAAGGAGGCGATATTCTATGAAAAAAAGATTTTTAAAAGATACATTGGTGTTGATAGGGATAATGTTTGTAATATTTATTGTTTGCATATTTCTCCCAGAGAAAATTCCTGTTCATCTCAATGCAAAAGGAATCCCCGATATGTTTGCTAATAAATATTATCTTCTATTTGCTGCGGTTATTCCATATTCTGCATATTGGAAATTCGTACGAGGAAGAAAAAATAAAAATAAATGAATGTATATCTATATTTGCAAATTGCTTCAGCGTTAAGAGTGTCTATTTTAAGAGGCGATTATATTACGGAACAACAGATGCCACCTATAAGGGCTTTAGCACAGAGGGAGGGATGTAATCCTGCAACAGTTCAAAAAGCTTTAAAAGTTCTTGAGAAACAGGGACTGATTGTTAGTCGTGGAAGTAAAGGATATTTTGTTATTGAAAGTGATCAGAAAATAATTGAGTTAAGAAATCAGGATTCGAATACACTAACAAAAATGTTGTTGGAAAAACTATATGAGTTAGGATTTTCGGATACTGAGATAATCAAGATGTTTGAAGAATATGTTGCAACTAAAAATAAATGATTAACATGGAAAAACTAATCTAAGAAGGGAGAAATATTTGATTTATATAAGTTTTATGGAGGGATAAATAATGGGAACACCAAATTCTGTTATTAGCATAAAATATGCCAATCTCAAATACAAGTTTGGGAATCGGCATTTCTGGGCAGAAGGTTATTATGTGAGTACAGTGGGACTTAATGAAGCCACAATCAGGAAATATATTCAAGATTAAAGAAATTATCCAGTGGATGATTTCTTCACGAGTATGAAAATTCGAGAACGAGTAAAGCATGATATAGCACTGGATAAATTGAGTGTAAAAGAATATGAGGATCCCTTTAGGGATAGTGGTAAGTAATACCCAAGCCTCTTCGAGAGGCAAGTGACGAGTCAAGAGCAATGAGGCTTGAACAACGTGAAAGCCAGCGTCTTTAGGCGCTGGCTGGTGATTTGGGCTTATAGCCCTGGTACAAACCACCCGTTTGACGGGTGGTTATGATTTTAAGTCGAAATGTTTTCAAATCTATGCTATAATCAAACTGAAGTTGACTGAAAATCAAGTATTTTTATTTTAGTAGAAGGTGGCAACACTATGATGAATAGTTTGAAAAAAACATTTGAGAAAACCATTGACGACTTTGAAAAAGAATTTTGTGGTGAAGTCGTTGAACTCTTGATTATCACCTTACAAAATGTGGGAGGCGCGGCTGTTTTAAAGAATGGATGGAAGTTGCCTTCGGTTCATTTTGTAGCAAGTGTGAATGTGGAGACAAAGGAGTTCTCGGAAATAGAGGGACGTTTGGAGTGGTTGGTGAGTCCAGAGGAATATGAAGAGAGGGGCTTGCTCTATAGCTATAGTTTCGAGCCCTATCAGATTCATCACATCAAATGTCAGAAAAGACCACAAAGGCAATTAGAACCTTATATGGCAGCAGTAGCAAATAACTGTTATCGTCTACTGGAATACATTGAAGATGGGCAGTCGGATAGTAGATTAGAGGCTCTGATTGCAGAATATGTTAAACCAGTCGTCATCAAAGATTCTATAGGCGAATTTACTTTAAATAGGGCTTATTCATGGTTTGAGGGAAATATGGATCTTGCGGGAAGCAAGGTTAGCGTGATGTTGGATGCAAATGAAGATGCCAGCTTACCACCAAAATCATTTGGTTACTTGAAAACATTTGTCGGAGATATTGACCGAAGAGACTCTGGAATCCGAGACGTTATAGTAAAAGAGATGTGGGAAACAGCAGAGGACTGGCTAGCTTCAGACGGAGATGCCGAAGTATTAACAGAGGACTATTTTTATAATTCCTTGTATCTGGGGGAACTGTCTATCAGCGAAGCGGGGGATTTGACTCTTTATTATGGAGATAAAGAGGATATTTTTGCTGGGCATGCGGTAGAGGTCAGGGCAACTATCGAAGGAAGTATAGAAAATGTGTGCTTGGTAGGGTAAATGGAAAGCATGTGACTCTTTCTTTGTTGTGAAGAAGCGACTTAGTCCTGTTACAGAAGTTATAGAATTAAGAAGAACACTTCATCACTATTTGAGTGAAAGATGTTTTGCTTAATTCTTTTTTTATTGAAGAATTTGAGCGAAAGGAGAAAGCGGAAAACACACAGGAAGCAGTCCACCCTATGGATATATCAAAGACAAAGACGATAAAAATCAGTGGATTATAGACGAAAAAGCGGCAGAGGTTGTCCGAAGAATATTCCATCTGACATTGGACGGAAAAGGACCCTATGCCATTGCAAGGAGATTAGAAGCCGACAAACCTGCCTATCATCAGCAGAAATTGGGATATGGACTACATCAAAGCAAAGTGTTTGAATATCCGTATCGTTGGGGTAGTTCCACGATTGAAAGTATCCTAAAAAAGTAAGAATACTTAGGGCATACGGTCAACTTCAAAACCAGAAAGCATTTCAAAGACAAGAAAACTAAATATGTATCCGAAGATAAGTGGCTCATCTTTGAGAACACCCACGAGCCGATTATCGACCAAGAAACCTTTGATAATGTGCAGAGAATACGAGGAAATGTCAAACGGTATCCCGATGGTTGGGGGGACTATCACCCCCTTACAGGGTTTATATACTATTCTGATTGTGGAAGTAAAATGTATGTTCACAGAACGAGCAATTACAAGAATATCCCCTATTATACTTGCAGTGCCTACACAAAAGTACCTTGTGGAACACTTTGTCCCTCCGCTCACAGGATAAAAGCGGAAGTGGTATTAAATCTCATTCAAAGCACCCTACAAGACATTAAGAAAAGCCTTGATGAAGATAACGAAGACTTTCTCCATTCCATTCAAAACGAAATGGAAGAAAGTGAGAAAATGGAAATGGAAAAGAAAAGGACAAGGCTCACAGATAGTACAAACAGGCTTCAGGAACTGGAACGCTTAATGTGTCGGATATACGAAGATATGATATTGGAGAAGATACCGGACAACCGATATGAAATCTTAAACAATCAGTATGAAACCGAGTAAAGGGAACTTAGCAAAGAAATCGATGGGTTGGAAAAAGCCATCAAGCGATACGAAAAAGAAACAGACAGAGCCAAAAAGTTTACCCGGTTGATTGAACGCTATGATAACTTTGATGAACTGACACCGACCATCATCAACGAGTTTGTAGAAAAAATCTTAGTCCACGAACGAGATCGAAAAGGCAGTCAAACCGCTAATCAGAAAGTCGAAATCTACTTCAACTTTATCGGTAACTATGAACCGTTGAAAGAAGAATTATCCGAAGAAGAAACAAAGAAATTAAGGGAGGAGGAAGAAAAAAACGAGCAAGAAAAGACAAACTTCACCAAAACTACCTCAAGCGTAAAGCAAATGGCAAGCAAAAAGAATATGAGGACAGATACAAGGAGAAAAGGGAGCAACTCAAACAGGAAAAAATGAAAACGCTGAAAAAAAGCGGAATACCATTAAGTAAATATAAAGAACTAATGAAAAAAGAAGCCTAATTATAGACTTCTTTTTTAATAATAATATCCGGAATTCTTAATAATTATATTTAATATCTCTTTGTATTTTTAGACTTGTTGAGTTCAGCAATATAATCTAAACCAAAGACCTCTATTTCATTTAATACTCTTTGGAATTTTGTACCTAATGCACTCAAAGAATACTCAACATGAGGAGGAACTTCCGGAAAAACTTTTCTGACGATTAGTTTGTCTTGTTCCAATTGACGGAGCTGTCTTGTTAAAACGGTTCGGGTAACATCAGGTATTAACCGTTCAAGTTCACTAAATCTTTTCGTGCCTGTACTTAGATGATATAAAACTACAATCGCCCATTTTCCTTGTAAAACTTTTTGAGTCGTAACATAGGGACATTTATCATAAACATTTGACATTGTAACCTCCTTAGAAAACTAACAGTATCTTATTAGATACTATGTATTATAAATGTTCGTACTTCTAAAATCAAGTCTTAAGGAGTATAATAATTACAAGAGAAAATCATTTCTCAAAAAATGAAAGGAGATCAGCTATGAAAAATGAAGTTATGAAAGTGTTTCATGCTTACACAGAAGCATTATCAAAAGGAGATTTTGGAGCGGTTTTTGAAATGATGTCGGATAATATTGTATGGCATATGGGAGGAGAGAGTTCACTTTCCGGTGTGATAGTGGGAAAACAGGTATTAGGGGAGCGTTTGGGAGAATTTTCAAAAAGAAGTAACGGAACATTTAGGGTGATAACAAATTGGGCTGCAAGCAATGACTGTTTTGTGGCTGCCAGTGTTGTTTCTTTAGCAGAAAGAGGAGAAGAAAAACTAAATGATCCGGGGATTGACCTATTCAGGATAGAGAATGGTAAGATACAGGAAGTTTGGACTTTCGCAGAAAAACAAGAGGAAGAAGATAAGTTTTGGGAATAAATTATATCTATACTCAATAAAAATTAGGAAGTTATGTGTAAATGATATGACAAGTGCTTTTTTTCTGAAAAACCAAAATAAATGAAATCAGCACCTTCTTTAGAAAGTGCTGATTTTTTTGAGATAGTAGAAAGTTTATATTTTTCGGCGTTTGAGAGCGAGTAAAGTTCGATAGAAAATGATTTGGCTGCTCTGGATATAGGGAAGGATTGAAAAACTAGCAATTCCAAAAGTAATCCAATTGAGGAAGTACCAAGGGAGTAGTTGTAGGTCGAGGACAAAGCGCTGGAATTTGTAACCCTTCATCAAGAAACGGCTAGTTTTAAGGATTTGGCTTGGTTTAGCTTGTCCTAAATCCAGAGTGTCGCAGAGGAGGAATTCTACCTGCGAGTAAGCATAATGTTGCGGTACGTAGAGGAGATTGCCCACAATCATCAAGATGAGGCTCGCGAAAAAGTAGAGCCCAAAGGTCATAAGGAATTGCTCGGTTTCAACAGATGAGAGGTCAAGATTAGGAAATTCAGGATGTAGGGCAACAAATCTTCGAGCCAAGAGATTGCTATAAAAAAGAAAATAAACCCCTACTAAGTTTGGAATGCTCCATAAAAAGAGGTAGAAACGTTTGAGGAGCAGAGTTAGGAAGGTTTGCGAGAAGCGCTCTTCAGCAAAGAGGGCCAGGCTTGATTTTACTGAGAGTTCCGTATCAGGATCCTTGAGGAGTCGGAGTGTCGCAAAGGCAGCACCTGCTAGAAAAATCGTGCTCATAAAAGAAACCACTAGCGGGAAGAGATAGGCTTGGAGCACTTGTG includes the following:
- a CDS encoding HAD family hydrolase, whose amino-acid sequence is MQKTAFIWDLDGTLLDSYEAILSGIEETFGQFAIPYDKEKVREFILKFSVQDLLEQVAEERDLDAAVLNQVRGQSLAEKNAQVVLMPDAREVLAWAAEQGIQQFVYTHKGDNAFTILRDLGLAEYFTEILTGQSGFARKPSPEVATYLLDKYQLNPEKTYYIGDRTLDVEFAQNSGIQSINFLESSFEGNHMIQALADIPHIFESK
- a CDS encoding LysM peptidoglycan-binding domain-containing protein — protein: MKKRIILASTVALSFAPVLATQAEEVLWTARSVEQIQNDLTKTDNKTSYTVQYGDTLSTIAEALGVDVTVLANLNKITNMDLIFPDTVLTTTVNEAEEVTEVEIQTPQADSSEEVTTATADLTTNQVTVDEETVQVEDLSQPIEEVPTATETEKPTEVASNSEVSETATTTEETPSTEVPVAEETTPAEAPVAETPADTRGTSTAEETTNSDTATSTYQAEQSQTPSRTYSAPAAPDYAGLAVAKSENAGLQPQTAAFKEEIANLFGITSFSGYRPGDSGDHGKGLAIDFMVPVSSALGDQIAEYAVQNMASRGINYIIWKQRFYAPYDSKYGPAYTWNPMPDRGSVTENHYDHVHVSMN
- a CDS encoding recombinase family protein — protein: MATNKKITALYERLSRDDEMVGDSTSIINQKKMLEDYANKNGYTNILYFTDDGYSGGSFERPAWKKFIEGVENNIIDTVIVKDMSRVGRDYLQVGFYTEVMFREKGVHFIAIANSVDSNKTESAEFAPFLNIMNEWYIRDASKKIKSVLKSRGLEGGHHISNHAIYGYRKDKDNSSKWIIDEETFNTVQKLRKTIRRTDSVGIANPLTGLVFCADCGAKMYNHRGKAGFKRDWLGRKTDKRRPLKDEYICSTYNLARGNFEEKCSSHYIRSEVINKLVLDTIKEVSEYVKLNEEEFIKKVYRASKEQQGKTSKLLKKRLAKEEKRISEINSLIRKLYEDNVSGKLSNKHFDMMLKDFEKEQTALEKSIEQTKYTLRDFEEDSIRADKFIALVKKYTDCSELTTQMINEFVDKIVVHEGKWENCERIQEVEIYLKFIGKFEMPKKEPTKEELEELEKLRKKREKKREYNYRYMKKVKDRIEAEGISGKV
- a CDS encoding TetR/AcrR family transcriptional regulator, yielding MRDVKEPEIRRAEIMDAAMILFMEKGYTNTTTQDIVDKVNISRGLLYYHFKNKEDILYCLVEQYSDRLLKDIYIIAYDEDKTAIEKIRSFIDVTIISSENISAEGTVLQRTVDLKENQYMIDKLSHKLVEKLTIYFEKIINQGITEKVFSVKYPLETAEFLMTAYVFASNNISIRYLKKEPVNNYLNAFKVMLEQNLNTKKLFSN
- a CDS encoding ABC transporter ATP-binding protein, encoding MLEIKNFSKFYGDKKVVDNLSISVQSGDIYGFIGANGAGKTTTIKAVVGIHDFENGSITIDGHSIKEEPIICKKMMAYIPDNPDLYEHMTGFQYINFIADLFEISTEIRRERIRKYSDLFEMTKHLSGMISSYSHGMKQRTAIISALVHSPKLLILDEPFVGLDPKATFLLKKIMHECVSDGGAIFFSTHVLDVAEKLCNKIAIIKNGKLIASGNTEEVKGNKSLETFFMEVQDNEQNLDTN
- a CDS encoding DUF1648 domain-containing protein, whose translation is MKKRFLKDTLVLIGIMFVIFIVCIFLPEKIPVHLNAKGIPDMFANKYYLLFAAVIPYSAYWKFVRGRKNKNK
- a CDS encoding GntR family transcriptional regulator, which translates into the protein MNVYLYLQIASALRVSILRGDYITEQQMPPIRALAQREGCNPATVQKALKVLEKQGLIVSRGSKGYFVIESDQKIIELRNQDSNTLTKMLLEKLYELGFSDTEIIKMFEEYVATKNK
- a CDS encoding DUF2262 domain-containing protein; its protein translation is MMNSLKKTFEKTIDDFEKEFCGEVVELLIITLQNVGGAAVLKNGWKLPSVHFVASVNVETKEFSEIEGRLEWLVSPEEYEERGLLYSYSFEPYQIHHIKCQKRPQRQLEPYMAAVANNCYRLLEYIEDGQSDSRLEALIAEYVKPVVIKDSIGEFTLNRAYSWFEGNMDLAGSKVSVMLDANEDASLPPKSFGYLKTFVGDIDRRDSGIRDVIVKEMWETAEDWLASDGDAEVLTEDYFYNSLYLGELSISEAGDLTLYYGDKEDIFAGHAVEVRATIEGSIENVCLVG
- a CDS encoding winged helix-turn-helix transcriptional regulator, with translation MSNVYDKCPYVTTQKVLQGKWAIVVLYHLSTGTKRFSELERLIPDVTRTVLTRQLRQLEQDKLIVRKVFPEVPPHVEYSLSALGTKFQRVLNEIEVFGLDYIAELNKSKNTKRY
- a CDS encoding nuclear transport factor 2 family protein; its protein translation is MKNEVMKVFHAYTEALSKGDFGAVFEMMSDNIVWHMGGESSLSGVIVGKQVLGERLGEFSKRSNGTFRVITNWAASNDCFVAASVVSLAERGEEKLNDPGIDLFRIENGKIQEVWTFAEKQEEEDKFWE
- a CDS encoding DUF975 family protein, with protein sequence MKYPKIDLKTIRLQTRQFQAENPRLFLVYLLPSMLVILSGFLNPLARLQESVLEQSFFSMLAQVLQAYLFPLVVSFMSTIFLAGAAFATLRLLKDPDTELSVKSSLALFAEERFSQTFLTLLLKRFYLFLWSIPNLVGVYFLFYSNLLARRFVALHPEFPNLDLSSVETEQFLMTFGLYFFASLILMIVGNLLYVPQHYAYSQVEFLLCDTLDLGQAKPSQILKTSRFLMKGYKFQRFVLDLQLLPWYFLNWITFGIASFSILPYIQSSQIIFYRTLLALKRRKI